The DNA region CCGAACAGCCAGGGGATATCTGTGAGTTTAGTTACGGAGCCTAGACTTAGAAATCACTTCCCAGACTTGGAAGTACTCTCGATTCCCATCAACGGGGTTGTTGTCACCAGCAGGGACGAGGCATTGGAGGAGTTTAAACGGAAAGTTGAGGACTATGTGCGGGGGCATTATACACTCGAGGCGTTGAAAGACATCCGGTGCTTCCGCCTATACCGCGACTTCTTCTGGGGGATTGGTATCGACCCCACAAAGATCCGCCCGGCTGCAGAGGCGTTAATCCGTAGGATTCTCGGAGGTAGGCATCTTCCGACAATAAACAACCTCGTTGACTCCTACAACTTAGCCTCAGTCAA from Candidatus Bathyarchaeia archaeon includes:
- a CDS encoding phenylalanine--tRNA ligase beta subunit-related protein, which translates into the protein MSLVTEPRLRNHFPDLEVLSIPINGVVVTSRDEALEEFKRKVEDYVRGHYTLEALKDIRCFRLYRDFFWGIGIDPTKIRPAAEALIRRILGGRHLPTINNLVDSYNLASVKTCIAMAAFDSDRLKGRLTLRFAANGEEFLGIAMDHPLYTKGGEVVIADEERLISIYPYRDGEYSKVTTKTRNVLVIVCGVPGIGEEDLQEAADTVTQYITRYCGVVGSNL